From Salvia miltiorrhiza cultivar Shanhuang (shh) unplaced genomic scaffold, IMPLAD_Smil_shh original_scaffold_269, whole genome shotgun sequence, the proteins below share one genomic window:
- the LOC131003780 gene encoding F-box/kelch-repeat protein At3g23880-like, with protein sequence MEIGTSSRKSLHLHEEIIEEEILPRLPVKSLLRFRCVSKSWGSLIGSKRFIKKHHQNSKNNPSFPQQSIIIYTYLHEWPHQCSLLSALSGPTNTIPSSPLADPTNTTVTSFKIEGCCHGLLCILEEVDEEQIQFHLLNPSTRISKKLPEISNSGFVYNFGFGWVESSDEYKVFVSLVDRRNNFRGCKVYSSKTKSWNTIELCAGVVLCRSMRVFAGGKLYWKNEDETFITFMDLKSEVFGMIELPFDHEEGVLGGFLCVLCYVNFPNKRGFRVWVMQESWEKVMTLDQLLELLQPVPLVVGLKGEILVNCGSFVMVYDRRDNVFRDLKYCEGSCCLGFYTGADPGILLGGPEIFFGI encoded by the coding sequence TAGTCGAAAATCTCTCCATCTTCATGAAGAAATAATCGAGGAAGAAATACTGCCAAGACTGCCGGTGAAATCACTGTTGAGATTCAGGTGCGTTTCGAAATCATGGGGCTCTTTAATTGGCAGCAAAAGATTCATTAAAAAACACCACCAAAATTCGAAGAACAACCCTTCTTTCCCCCAACAAAGTATCATTATATATACGTATTTGCATGAATGGCCTCACCAATGTTCTCTGCTATCGGCTTTGAGCGGACCAACAAATACTATCCCTTCATCTCCTTTAGCTGATCCAACGAATACTACAGTGACGTCATTTAAAATTGAGGGGTGCTGTCATGGGCTGCTGTGCATTCTCGAGGAAGTGGACGAGGAACAAATTCAATTTCATTTGTTGAACCCATCAACTAGAATCTCCAAGAAACTGCCAGAAATTTCTAATTCGGGCTTTGTTTATAATTTTGGATTCGGTTGGGTTGAATCGAGTGATGAGTACAAGGTGTTTGTGAGTCTGGTTGATCGTAGGAATAACTTCAGGGGTTGCAAAGTTTATAGTTCAAAGACAAAATCATGGAACACAATTGAGCTCTGCGCGGGTGTAGTTTTATGTAGGTCAATGAGGGTGTTTGCAGGTGGGAAGCTTTACTGGAAGAACGAAGATGAAACATTTATTACTTTCATGGACTTGAAGAGTGAGGTGTTTGGAATGATTGAGCTTCCCTTTGATCACGAGGAGGGTGTGCTTGGTGGTTTCCTTTGTGTGCTATGTTATGTGAACTTTCCTAATAAAAGAGGATTTCGAGTTTGGGTTATGCAGGAGTCTTGGGAGAAAGTGATGACGCTTGATCAACTTCTTGAGCTTCTTCAACCAGTACCATTGGTGGTGGGTCTAAAGGGAGAGATTTTGGTAAATTGTGGATCCTTTGTGATGGTTTACGATCGTCGGGATAATGTGTTTCGCGACCTCAAGTATTGTGAAGGTTCCTGTTGTCTTGGGTTCTACACAGGGGCAGATCCAGGAATTTTGTTGGGGGGCCcggaaattttttttgggatataa